ttttttttccctttcctttgcCTCCACGTTGCCTTGTTTCCCTCTCTTTGAGAAGAGTCTTCATCTCTCTTTCTTTGCTATCATTCATGCCTCtccagtcttctttggcacatATCCCCATTTCAAATCACTTCTCTCTCCTCCCACCTACCTTAGTAAAAAATATCCAGacaccataaaaataaaaaaaaataaaaaaaacaacgaTGGGAAGGATGCAGATGGCAGGCTTAGCTTTATTATAATCTTTTCCAATCTTCCTACTTCAGGGGTATTTATTAAATGGGTTCTCATGTTTCATCTTTCTTTGGTTTTCCAATCCAATTCTTTTGAATCTTTTCCAACTTCCCATCACATGCTTCCCTTCCTTTCTCCGCCCTTGTGTTttcaatctctctctctctctctctctcttatccccttttaaattttccttaagtttgtttctGCAACCATAATCATTATCATTAACCAAGTTATGAAACTTTTTTGACCCTTTCAAAGTAAAATTCATCATCATCGATAAGCAAACCTTACTATACACAAAGTAAGAAAATACACCACCCACCCAATAAACCAAGGACCCGGCCCATTGCCTATCAGTACTAGGGTTTGGACCTCAAGCACTGGGTCCACAAAATTAAGACTTGTCTTGTCAAACTCATGTGCTTCCATGtatcatttttcataatttgatCCTAATAATCAACTTCTAATTAAAATCTCTGGtattcaaaagaatcaaaatgaatGAGTCTAGGTCCACTGATGAGACCCTATGTGGAGGAAATTATATGATGTAGAGGTAGAATATATAAAGTTTGATCCACAACcccatatatgatatatatatttatattaaaatcgAGCCTTAATTGTCTTCTTAGCATGATGGCCACAATGCTTGCCAAATGTACATGCATATATGTCGCATATCTTATAGAATAATTATGGATTAGGTTACACTCGAGAACAGGCATGTCATGTGCTGTACATGTGACCTGGGACACATAAGATTGCACACACCAAGTATCAGTACAAAATCTAGTACACATGGATCCACTTCTGTCTTGGTAAATTACATTCTTGCAATGTaaaatttctctctctctctctcactctctttttttttttgttgatattatggAGGATTTGGCTTTGTTTCCATCCTTCATCATGTCATCAACCAAAATTGGAAGGTGGGTTCtcagaatatatttttattttttatttttataattttaaaaattaaagtaaaaggaagaagaagaaagagactTGGCGAGAGGAAGGTGagcattggaaaaaaaataaaaaaatcttttgattCTTTCAAGTTGATTAGGTGGGGGTCAGATCTCTTGGATATACATGATGTACACATATGGGGGACTCCCATTTCAGCCATTATATTTCAGTTGGCCCactgtgttttctctttttggcATGGTATGTGggaaaattgagaaagaaaattttcttgattttccttCAAGTTTTGAATATGATGGGAGATAATTATAAGTCAAATTTCATTATTACGGTTAAATTAATTTCATGTGTGATTTTTTACAGTTTGATTTGGTGGGTTGGGAGAAATTGATTGgacaaattataaaatgatgAACTCTGAAATATCTTTCAAAATAGTTGAATAGGATTAATAAtaacttaggattttatgtgaTAACCCTCAGAAGAGGTAATTGAAGAAAAGGGTTGTACCTAGTCATAATCAAAGTCTTTATAATGGCCAACAACCCTTCTTGATAAAACCAAGcacactttctttctttctttctttttttcctttttcttttatttttaaaattcaattatgaATAGTAGAAAAACAACAAAGGGGTTAATAATTAAACCTGATTTACATGTTGTAAGTAGTAGATGAAGATGTTGATTATAGGAAGAGGAATGATTTAAAGCTTCTTTTTATCCAAGTCAAGATGATGGGACTAGGAAAAAATTTCCAAGTAAAAAAAGGGAGGAATGGTAGGAGATTGATATTGAGTATTATTACATATAGTAAATGCCGACAAACAATCACTTATTGCATGTTGTTCCAAGGAGGATACACTAGTATCTATGTGCAATCTCACCCTCTCCCACTCCCACAACTCCTTTGTACTTTGCCCAAACCCCTTCCTCCTCCCACTTGCATATGATTCCCTTTGTGTATGTCTCAATGAAAACCCACTAATTTCTATTCATTATTGaccctaatatatatatatatatgcatatatatttgTGGGAGTAAATGACTAAGAAAAGTTGGTGCTTAAATCACTGTCTTtgtataatgtttttaatttatctttggAGAAAGAGAGGCAGGCAGGCCTTGTTCCTTGTGGAGGTTCAAAGTTTGAATATTAAGCAAAAGTTGAAATCAAATCTCTATCCTAGACTGTTGCTCTCAATAAAAGTAACTCATCAAGGAGAGCCCATTTGGAGAAAAAGTTAAGTATGGAGATAAGTAACAAAGCTTGGAATTCATATGCCACATTCATGAtggtgattattattattattatactatATGCTAATCTAATGAGGTTGATCGATGCGCGATACTGGCACCTTTGTGGAACCCTTAAGTGGGGTTTGGAGTTTCTTGTTTGGATTATTGTCCCAAATGCCTTACAAAGCACGACGCAACACGTAATTTGGAACGCATACATATAGTTCCACCTGCCTCCCTTGACCCCATCCCATGATCACATCTTCTTTCGCCTTGTTTgttaagtttaaatattaatCAAATGACATTTCTTGAACTTAGGGATAAGCCACTTACATTGGAATATATATTTGGTCATGTTTTGGGAAGGACAAATTGCAGGTATTCAGGGATTTTAATGCCTTGTGGGGACCCAGAGTGTTGATCATCAACAATCTGCCCTCCCAACTATTCCTAATATGTCATTCTTTAGGTCATTGCACGCCGTCCAAATATTAGATGACTAAGACTAGATTAGGAGGTTGGTCTAAGCAAAATATCATTCAACCAGAGAGCCTGCCAAACAGACTGAAACCAATATAACAAGTCATTCCGAGTAATAAAATTGGCCAAGCAACCTTCATATGTATGATGATTTGGGGCTACATCATGGTCAAAGACTAACCAACTCACAGCATACAAGAGATGGGCATTTAAAAAAACTTAGCATAGATGATGAAACAATGAAATGGGGTTTTTTGGGAAAGTAGTGCAAGTGAAGAAACCGAGTGAATCAACCAAACACAAGAAGGTTTAGAATAGTGAAGGGGCATGTGGCCCTGAGGTACTTGACAAAGCATGTAAAAAAGCTTTAGATGCAAAGTTCAAAACCCATCAACAAATGGGCAAAGGGCATCGCCTCATTGCCCCAACAGTAATAGTACACAATTATAGAGAGACCATGATTCTTGGCTGCACATACACATGGAAAGACTTTTCACAAAGAGAACCTACCAAACAGCACACATAGGATGATGCTTCCTCCCCAACTTTCCTAATagttatttgtgaaaaaattatactttaattttaatttataaataatggGCATGGAAATCACCATTGCCTTGCATGTGATATTTCTTACagctttttatttaattcattggGCCAACATAATTATAGTTCATCTTCCTGTCTTCGTGTGGCTTTCCTTAAATTAATCTACTTGATTAGTATCGAGAAAGAATACAGATGGAGAGCATGTGAGAATGAAGTCCTAGCTAGAGTGTGATGGGTTCATGTCATTAATTTTAGTATTGATTGTGGCATGGTTGGATAGGAGTCAGAATCAGGGAAAGAGCCCATATTCTTTTACCTGCCAAATGATCATACTTGACTTGAAATTTGGGGTTTCTCTAATAATCCAAGTGAAAATACCCACTTTTATGGGGTATTTCTTCCTTAGGCAGCCACTTCTTTCCTGGAAAATATTGAGAGTTGTCCTTTACATTATCAGAGTCTTCTTTGCCAATATGCTCAcccaattttgtttcttttcaataGTTTATTCtctcttgttttttttgggtgggTTAATAATTGAGTCTGTAATGAATCAAGATCAATAAGAAAGAATCATGATTAAGATCAATAAGGTTGAGAGCACTGGCTATGATAATGGGGTTGATAAAAATACAAAAGGGACTTGAAAAGGTGATGTTGAGATGAGTAGAGCCATTGAAATTGGAAGTATTGACAGCCTTGTTTCAAGGGAAAATGGCCTAGAAAGATAGTTGTCCACCAAGAAAGGTGTTGTGGGTTGGGAAGTATATAGGAGAATAAAGCAAGAAAAGCACTCACCCATTAACAAACCCACAAAGCTTAATGTGTTAAAAGGAGCTTTGAGGAAAAATTCAGAAagattttccatttcttttggTGGGTTCAAagcctaaagaaaaaaaaaattatatatatatgagaaagaTGGAACTTCTCTGTCATAATGGTATGTGCCTTTAGAAACCATTTAGGATTCCTTTTATGAAGGCACCAGCAATCCATCTGCAACTAAAATGACTTTGATTCAAAGACAAATAATGAATGGGGAGCTGGTTGGTTGTTGAAAATTTcctcattttgtttttcatatcaGTCCACACATGAGCCTTATCTTGGCTGCATGTGGAGAGGCATTTTTAGGATTCAATGAAATGATATCATTTCAGCATCTTATTATCCGATATGCTGATGGCCTCCCCTTTTGGTAAAGTTTCAATTTCAGAAGGTGGTTTCGTGCATAGAAAATGCCATGGAAAATAAAACAGAATGATTCCATTTCCATGGTCATCCAAGCCAGCCCTATATTATGACCCTCAGAAAAAGACATAGTTTATGGAGGAGGCTTTCAGTGACATTAAGGACATGATATCACTTGAAAACCACATATTCCAGTTTGGGATTTCTTCAAGGTTGAGATTCTTGAGAATACAAGATATCAACTCCAAATTATAATAGAATACTTTTATGTGGGCATGTGAATGGCCTGCTTGGAAGTCTCATTCGGGTCATTGACCCACTTTCTTAGCCCAAAGAGACTGCCCTAggcagattttttttcttctttaattgtaattttggatttttaggGTCATCGCCTTCAGGCTTCAGCTGGCCTTTGAAAGTCAGATTTGGAAAAGTCAAGTATATAGAAACTTTTTTGGGGGGCAGCGGCCATACAGATTGACCAATTAATGGAACCTGTGCTTGGCCTTCAGACTGATCCCAATACTTATTTGCAACAATAATTGAATCCTCCAATTTATGATTCGGGGAGCGTTTCTATGCTTCCACCAAAACAAGTCGCTTCcaacttttataataaataagcTCTGATTCATCCAACTCCACCCTGAAAGAAGTGGTTGTTTAGCAAACAGCAAATTCAGCTCAATTTGTATTAGATAAATGCCAAGGACCCACAAGCAGGTTGAGTATAGGCCAGCTATTTGggacaaaaattcaaaatagctGACATGATTCCGGCCCAAAAGGATATGAGAAAACCAATTTGATTTCAAACTGAAATGGATGCCATTAAGGTCATCCCATCACAGCCCCTACCTCAAAGATGACAGCACCCCGTTTTCATAAATCTCGAGCATAAAATCCATTGAAGCCAAACAGGGAACTACCCCTCCTTGTCTATTAATGCAATAAAATATCGACAACGTCaaatccacaaaaaaaaaattagtaattgcCAGTATGAATTTTCTGTTTCTCTATTCTTTTTATAGGTAGCTGGGGAATGATACAACACAGAAATATAAGCCCACTATATCACTGCATAACACTACAGGTCAGATAATTTTCATCTTCCCTATAAACTAATCAAAACTTGACCTAACTACAGCTTGCAAGATACAAGCACTAAAATCATAAATCTTCAATCTGCACAGTGGATGAGAAATGCACATCGATGTTGTTCAGGGATTCTTGATCAATTTCAGTGGTTCCTAAGAATTTTGGCAGAGTATAATTTGATTCATGCATTGGTGCCAAATCATCTTTAGCTGTCTGCTCAGTATATGTGTCAACTTCTTCAATCTCTGCTTGGCTGGTCTCTGTATTAGTATTAAATATCTGAGATTTCATTTCCATGCAAGAATTTAGATCCTCCTCATTTCGGGCTTTGTTCAACTTATCAATAAGCTCGCTTAAAGCTGAAAGCCTGTCAGCCCGCCCAGTTTTTGGCCTCTTTGACCCTGCGGGAAGTTCATTTTGATCATTTAGGTCATTGACATAATTAAGCTTCTTTAGTCCCCGATCGACAATTTCTAGTATCCTCTTTCTAGAGTTGTCACTTctagttggatttgattttagTCTCAACTTGAGCCATGAAACCATGACACTTGAATTGTCTTCTAGATTAGGGCTAGCAGCATCTGATACAGAAATTCCATGGTCAGTGGTGCCATCTGGTGTAGATTTTACAGAAAATACCTCCTCCAGTAAACTAATGTTCTGCATGTATCGATCAAAAGCTTCATTTTCCACTTCAATGTTTCTATTCTTATACTCCTTCAATTTGGAAAACCTCCATTCATTTATAGTCGCAGCATCCTGAAATAGCTTCCTAGATTAGTGCAATTCATTCTTACATCATAATGTAGTATGTAACAACCAGAAACAATAATACATTGGCTAGTTATATGCACCTTTCTAGTGAGTGGCTTCCTCGACCGAAGTGGCATTTGCACATTATTAAATTGggcaaaattatttgaaagttgcCTAAGTGATGCAACTCTAAGTGAAGTCCTGAAACAGAGCCCAGCATATGAAAGGGTCAACCAAAGTTCAAAACCAGAACAAAATTTAGAACTTGCTTTCAAGACCCAAGGATAAAATTTGGCAAGATCTGTGATATTGAGAACTGAAACCCAAGTCAAACAAGTCAATGGAGGTGAAAATTAAAAGGAACagaaagaaaatttagaaacGAATGCATTAAACAAGTCCCCATGGAATTATTGCAAAgtgaaataaataagtaattgGATCCAACAGAAACAAGAAGGTGAGAActtggaattttattttgaaaccaGTTTTGCTcgtaaaaaaacattaaatcattaaatccTGTGAATTTAGAAACTCGATATTCATATATTGTCATGTGTGTAAATAGACAAATCTCTACTAGGCCAATCTCCAAGCATTAGTCATTCAGAAGGGGGGAAAAGACTTAAGACACGTGGAGAATGAAATTTTTAGGGAAGAACAGTTCCTTTGATTTCTATGCCATAAAATGTATTCAGAAAAATGTGACAGAAGATTTGAATTCTAGATGTACATCTGGATAAGATACTCTTACAACTTACCCTGAGGGAGATACTTCAGTTGACTGCTGGTCAAACAAAGGGGAGCTTGAAGATGGCGTCCTGTCCGGAAAAGTTGCATTTGCTTTCAAAACTGCAATTATAATATAGAACACTTAAAACAAAtactaacaataataataataataatagtaacaataataacaagaataataataatagttgtagtagtagtagtagtaataatagtgttagtagtagtagtagtaaaaataataaacaaggtTGCTTAATGGCATTCCTTTATGagatttatttcatttctttact
This DNA window, taken from Vitis vinifera cultivar Pinot Noir 40024 chromosome 2, ASM3070453v1, encodes the following:
- the LOC100243688 gene encoding uncharacterized protein LOC100243688 encodes the protein MASPSPALSNTSNDTTTTATTTNAATAALANIAAAAAAAATPSSITSQPKNLRGLNKPKCIQCGNVARSRCPYQSCKSCCAKAQNPCHIHVLKANATFPDRTPSSSSPLFDQQSTEVSPSGTSLRVASLRQLSNNFAQFNNVQMPLRSRKPLTRKDAATINEWRFSKLKEYKNRNIEVENEAFDRYMQNISLLEEVFSVKSTPDGTTDHGISVSDAASPNLEDNSSVMVSWLKLRLKSNPTRSDNSRKRILEIVDRGLKKLNYVNDLNDQNELPAGSKRPKTGRADRLSALSELIDKLNKARNEEDLNSCMEMKSQIFNTNTETSQAEIEEVDTYTEQTAKDDLAPMHESNYTLPKFLGTTEIDQESLNNIDVHFSSTVQIEDL